Proteins encoded together in one Marinobacter sp. Arc7-DN-1 window:
- a CDS encoding insulinase family protein has translation MAAVIDNATHPAFEKLRSHRIDTLNLEVEEYRHKKTGARHLHLAADNDENVFFVALRTFPMDSTGVAHILEHTALCGSERYPVRDPFFMMIRRSLNTFMNAFTSSDWTAYPFASMNRKDFNNLLSVYLDCVFFSKLDPLDFAQEGHRLEFEKPEDPSTDLVYRGVVYNEMKGAMSSPTSQLWQSLSSHLFPTTTYHYNSGGEPDHIVDLSYDDLMKFYRHHYHPSNAIFATYGDIPAREHHEKFEELALKRFDRLDIDLPVRDEKRMYAPVRVEQGYAVNEGEGTDNKTHIVVGWLLGHSFDLQENLEGQLLSAVLLENSASPLMRALETTGLGHSPSPMCGLEDSNREMTFVCGIEGSEPGKHEELEALVEATLLKVVEEGVSEERLEAILHQLELHQREIAGDQFPYGLQLIMSAIGPMVHGGDPVELLDLEPVLATLREKIRNPGYVPGLIRKKLLENPHRVTITLRPDEKLESHRQDAVREALARRKAELTGDEVRMIVERAGALEERQMRKDDDSILPKVDLSDVPLQMPEPQGRYDGEMSATAYARGTNGLVYEQVVVPVPALTEEELLLVPYYTTLVSEVGCGELDYLRMQDRISAESGGIGAAFSAKGRIDDVQDLSGYIIFNGKALARNRSALTRLLRDVCTSARFDEKERVRELIAQIRARREQAVTGSGHALAMSAASQGMSPGAWLSFRLGGLAGIRGTKQLDQALKDPEELAALCEKLSALHKKISNQGREFLVIGEEEQLPAMVDDLKSCWQEASAPESSDWKMEPVSYTTREAWLTSTQVNFCARAYSTVPVDHPDAAALTVLGGFLRNGYLHRAIREKGGAYGGGAGQDSVNGTFRFFSYRDPRLEETLEDFDKALIWLQETDHEYQELEESILGVIGQLDRPRSPAGAARHAFHNKLFGRSPEQRARFRERVLAVTLEDIRRVASTWLMPEKASTAVVTSPENRARVEKLGLAIQEL, from the coding sequence ATGGCTGCAGTGATCGACAACGCAACCCACCCGGCCTTTGAGAAGCTTCGCAGTCACCGGATTGACACGCTCAATCTCGAGGTTGAGGAGTATCGCCACAAGAAAACCGGGGCCCGGCACCTGCATCTGGCGGCAGATAACGATGAGAACGTGTTCTTCGTGGCCCTGCGTACCTTCCCGATGGATTCCACCGGCGTTGCCCATATTCTCGAGCATACCGCACTCTGCGGCAGCGAACGTTATCCGGTTCGCGATCCGTTCTTCATGATGATCCGGCGGTCACTGAATACTTTCATGAACGCCTTTACCAGCAGCGACTGGACCGCGTATCCCTTTGCCAGCATGAACCGGAAAGATTTTAACAACCTGCTGTCGGTGTATCTGGACTGTGTGTTTTTTTCCAAGCTGGATCCGCTGGATTTCGCCCAGGAAGGCCATCGCCTGGAATTCGAAAAGCCGGAAGATCCTTCCACCGATCTGGTCTATCGGGGGGTTGTCTATAACGAAATGAAGGGTGCCATGAGTTCGCCCACATCCCAGCTATGGCAGAGTCTGAGCAGCCATCTGTTCCCCACCACCACCTATCACTACAACAGCGGTGGTGAACCGGACCATATTGTCGACCTCAGCTACGATGACCTGATGAAGTTCTATCGCCACCACTATCACCCCAGCAACGCGATTTTTGCCACCTACGGCGATATTCCGGCTCGCGAGCACCATGAAAAGTTCGAGGAGCTGGCGCTAAAGCGCTTTGACCGGCTCGACATTGACCTGCCGGTCCGGGACGAAAAGCGCATGTATGCTCCGGTTCGGGTGGAACAGGGCTATGCGGTCAACGAAGGTGAGGGTACAGACAACAAGACCCACATCGTTGTTGGCTGGCTCCTGGGCCACAGCTTCGATCTTCAGGAAAACCTGGAAGGGCAGCTGCTTTCCGCAGTACTTCTCGAAAACAGTGCCTCGCCCCTGATGCGGGCCCTGGAAACCACCGGGCTCGGCCACTCGCCATCGCCCATGTGTGGCCTGGAGGATTCCAATCGCGAGATGACCTTCGTCTGCGGTATTGAAGGCAGCGAACCCGGCAAACACGAAGAACTGGAAGCACTGGTCGAGGCAACGCTGCTCAAGGTAGTGGAGGAGGGCGTCAGTGAGGAACGGCTGGAAGCCATCCTGCACCAGTTGGAACTGCATCAGCGTGAAATCGCCGGTGACCAGTTCCCCTATGGTCTGCAACTGATCATGAGCGCGATTGGTCCGATGGTTCACGGCGGCGACCCGGTTGAATTGCTCGATCTGGAGCCGGTGCTGGCAACACTCCGAGAGAAGATCCGGAATCCCGGGTATGTGCCCGGCCTGATTCGCAAAAAGCTGCTGGAAAACCCCCACAGGGTGACAATCACACTGCGCCCGGACGAAAAGCTGGAGAGCCATCGCCAGGACGCTGTCCGGGAAGCGCTGGCTCGTCGTAAGGCCGAACTTACCGGGGATGAGGTGCGGATGATTGTCGAGCGCGCCGGCGCGCTGGAAGAGCGCCAGATGCGCAAGGACGACGACTCCATTCTGCCGAAGGTCGATTTGTCGGATGTGCCACTGCAAATGCCGGAGCCACAAGGCCGTTACGACGGCGAGATGTCGGCAACGGCCTATGCCCGCGGAACCAATGGCCTGGTGTATGAGCAGGTGGTGGTGCCGGTGCCGGCGCTCACAGAAGAGGAGCTTTTGCTGGTACCGTATTACACCACCCTGGTCTCCGAGGTGGGTTGCGGAGAGCTGGACTACCTGCGGATGCAGGACCGTATTTCCGCGGAATCCGGCGGCATTGGAGCCGCATTCAGTGCCAAGGGGCGTATCGACGATGTTCAGGACCTGTCCGGTTACATCATCTTTAATGGCAAGGCTCTGGCCCGTAATCGCAGCGCATTGACCCGGTTGCTCCGTGACGTCTGTACCAGTGCCCGCTTTGATGAGAAAGAGCGGGTTCGGGAACTCATTGCCCAGATCCGTGCCCGCCGCGAGCAGGCGGTCACAGGCAGTGGTCATGCCCTGGCCATGAGCGCGGCCTCCCAGGGTATGAGCCCGGGGGCCTGGCTGTCATTCCGCCTCGGCGGTCTGGCTGGAATCCGGGGCACCAAGCAGCTGGATCAGGCCCTGAAGGATCCGGAAGAGCTGGCGGCGCTGTGCGAGAAACTGTCAGCCCTTCATAAGAAAATCAGTAACCAGGGGCGGGAATTCCTGGTGATTGGCGAGGAAGAGCAGCTTCCGGCCATGGTTGACGATCTCAAATCCTGCTGGCAGGAAGCATCCGCGCCAGAGAGCTCTGACTGGAAAATGGAGCCGGTCAGCTATACCACCCGAGAGGCCTGGCTGACGTCTACGCAAGTGAATTTCTGTGCCAGGGCTTATAGTACTGTGCCGGTAGACCACCCGGATGCAGCGGCGCTGACCGTGCTTGGTGGTTTCCTGCGTAACGGTTACCTGCACCGTGCCATCCGTGAAAAGGGTGGCGCCTACGGTGGTGGTGCCGGGCAGGACAGCGTGAACGGAACCTTCCGGTTCTTCTCCTACCGGGATCCCCGCCTGGAAGAGACCCTGGAGGATTTCGACAAGGCGCTGATCTGGCTGCAGGAAACGGACCACGAATACCAGGAACTGGAAGAGTCGATTCTCGGGGTCATCGGCCAGCTGGACCGGCCCCGCTCTCCGGCCGGTGCAGCCCGCCATGCGTTCCACAACAAGCTGTTTGGTCGTTCCCCTGAGCAGAGGGCCCGGTTCCGGGAGCGCGTTCTGGCAGTTACCCTGGAGGACATCAGGCGTGTCGCCAGTACCTGGTTGATGCCGGAGAAGGCGAGTACCGCGGTTGTTACCAGTCCCGAGAACCGGGCCAGGGTGGAGAAACTCGGCCTGGCTATTCAGGAACTGTAG
- a CDS encoding MORN repeat-containing protein, whose translation MVDFRPLLFINALALMLLVTAGFASVRDELRMTEIFDPPIMDQAVAAEAVATGKPPAPAPVEPAPANPANTVQARTKARQPVVDTTPFTVPPMPEEPTVLAVAEPPLAMATRTDAAPSAQKPARNKPGKQPPTTGTLVLRSNVVGDQVTINGKDYGATRLDLELEPGRYDVTISKTGFKPWSQYVALEAGNEMTLVGKLEAYTTVNFRNGTWIGGVRTGDGTYEDSDGLRYEGHFVNGGFDGQGTAWYPDGSRYEGEWSGGKREGEGVWRSADGARYSGEFRADQFNGKGTLTLANGDILTGHWQQGQLNGHGSLTTADGMLYVGGFRNDEFHGTGTLTYPDGRHYEGEFSNGAFHGTGSEVFANGKKYEGQYIEGKFHGNGLLRNPNGSSIEATFRHGEPYGQVRLTTAAGEIFTARTTEPGVCYRDKSYRATECPKLEGW comes from the coding sequence ATGGTCGATTTCAGACCACTTCTGTTCATCAACGCCCTGGCGCTGATGTTGCTGGTCACCGCCGGGTTCGCATCGGTCCGGGACGAGCTGCGGATGACAGAAATCTTCGATCCCCCCATCATGGACCAGGCCGTTGCCGCTGAAGCTGTTGCAACCGGCAAGCCGCCAGCACCCGCGCCGGTTGAACCGGCACCTGCAAATCCCGCAAATACAGTGCAGGCCCGTACCAAAGCCCGTCAGCCCGTTGTCGATACCACCCCGTTCACCGTACCGCCCATGCCTGAAGAGCCCACGGTTCTGGCGGTCGCCGAACCGCCCCTGGCAATGGCAACTCGCACGGACGCCGCTCCGTCGGCGCAAAAGCCGGCTCGCAACAAACCCGGGAAGCAACCACCAACCACCGGGACACTGGTGCTTCGCTCGAACGTTGTGGGCGACCAGGTCACCATCAACGGTAAGGATTACGGCGCAACCCGCCTGGATCTGGAACTGGAACCGGGCCGGTACGATGTCACCATCAGCAAGACCGGCTTTAAACCCTGGAGCCAGTACGTTGCCCTGGAGGCCGGCAACGAGATGACGCTGGTCGGCAAACTGGAAGCCTACACGACGGTAAATTTCCGCAACGGGACCTGGATCGGTGGCGTGCGCACCGGCGACGGCACCTACGAAGACTCCGATGGCCTGCGCTATGAAGGGCATTTCGTGAATGGCGGGTTTGATGGTCAGGGCACCGCCTGGTATCCCGACGGCAGCCGGTATGAAGGCGAATGGTCCGGCGGCAAGCGTGAAGGTGAAGGCGTGTGGCGCAGTGCCGACGGTGCCCGCTACTCAGGGGAATTCCGGGCGGACCAGTTCAACGGCAAAGGCACACTGACCCTGGCGAACGGGGATATCCTCACCGGCCACTGGCAGCAGGGCCAACTCAATGGCCACGGCTCACTGACCACCGCTGACGGCATGCTCTACGTCGGCGGGTTCCGTAACGATGAATTCCACGGCACCGGCACACTGACTTACCCGGACGGACGCCACTATGAGGGTGAATTTTCCAACGGAGCCTTCCACGGTACCGGCTCCGAGGTCTTCGCCAATGGCAAGAAGTACGAGGGCCAGTACATCGAAGGGAAGTTCCATGGCAACGGGCTGTTAAGGAACCCGAATGGCAGCTCCATTGAAGCCACTTTCCGTCATGGCGAGCCCTATGGACAGGTTCGCCTGACCACGGCGGCGGGGGAAATCTTCACAGCCCGCACAACGGAACCCGGTGTCTGTTATCGGGACAAGAGCTACCGGGCTACCGAATGCCCGAAACTGGAAGGCTGGTAA
- a CDS encoding response regulator: MAIKNALLVDDSKVARFALSKLLEDRDMEVNMAGSAEEALDFLSSHDRPDVIFMDHLMPGMNGVEATKAIKCNPQTAGIPIIMCTSKKSSSFMEEAKNFGVYNILTKPPQTDGLSQVLDQLASDVTKGTLPEPPTEEAALAREDDLLNVPADASVELSPKTGGSASRSSTQANVVPLTSDLIEQIARSAVKTHINNRLHELLSSLFDEQFDHLKRALDESRSKQEAVIEERLNTVSDMVEERTKNLRDDVAAEVNLNLGSELAVLKKELKKNSGFTSEHMAELKDHITSVQTIDTEFWQTLQSEAIQQAHEISRETAEDIAQRTIDLFVAQQRSASSRVYTVGLAVSLGIFSVGIAWLSGLFG, encoded by the coding sequence ATGGCGATCAAGAACGCTCTGCTGGTGGACGACTCCAAGGTGGCCCGATTTGCCCTGAGCAAACTGCTGGAGGATCGTGATATGGAAGTCAACATGGCGGGTTCGGCCGAAGAGGCCCTGGATTTCCTGAGCAGTCATGACCGGCCGGATGTGATCTTCATGGATCACCTGATGCCAGGCATGAACGGCGTCGAAGCCACCAAGGCCATCAAGTGCAACCCCCAGACAGCGGGCATTCCGATCATCATGTGCACGTCCAAGAAATCCTCCTCCTTCATGGAAGAGGCAAAGAACTTCGGCGTTTACAACATCCTGACCAAACCGCCCCAGACCGATGGCCTCAGCCAGGTTCTGGATCAACTGGCCAGCGATGTCACCAAGGGGACGCTGCCTGAGCCACCCACCGAAGAGGCCGCCCTGGCCCGGGAAGACGACCTGCTGAATGTGCCTGCAGATGCCTCGGTCGAACTCTCACCCAAAACCGGAGGTTCCGCGAGCCGGAGCAGCACCCAGGCCAACGTTGTCCCGCTGACCAGCGACCTCATTGAGCAAATTGCCCGCTCCGCTGTTAAAACCCATATCAACAACCGGCTGCACGAGCTGCTCAGCTCCCTCTTTGATGAGCAGTTTGACCACCTCAAGCGCGCTCTGGACGAATCCCGCAGCAAACAGGAGGCGGTCATTGAGGAACGCCTCAATACCGTTTCCGACATGGTCGAAGAGCGCACGAAAAATCTGCGGGATGACGTTGCCGCCGAAGTTAATCTCAATCTGGGCAGCGAGCTTGCGGTGCTGAAAAAAGAGCTGAAAAAGAATTCCGGGTTTACCAGCGAACACATGGCCGAACTGAAGGATCACATCACCAGCGTCCAGACCATTGATACGGAGTTCTGGCAAACCCTGCAATCCGAGGCGATTCAGCAGGCCCACGAGATTTCCCGGGAAACCGCGGAAGACATCGCCCAGCGCACCATCGATCTGTTCGTTGCCCAACAGCGGTCAGCGTCGTCCCGGGTCTATACCGTTGGCCTGGCCGTCAGTCTTGGCATCTTCAGCGTCGGAATCGCATGGTTGTCGGGCCTGTTTGGCTGA
- a CDS encoding NTP transferase domain-containing protein gives MVHQISGRVWLIDGRILAKIPGYSSLAECRGPLLIAIGRNVINFRKRINDQEFPALILAAGASSRIGRPKALLPLGVGGGEGKQILLDAAIDQGRLLSRDVRVVCGAWYPLIRFRCHRQPSLWLKAPDWHEGMSASLAAGIRSLGPTAKGVFVLLADQPLLDLNALKAFGNAARYVPEQPIAADYGSRPGVPAYLPRWLWPLVLDLEGDRGAGRLLADVRATRVDIPGVRDDVDTLADWQRIRALLSQTGPTTMRFRR, from the coding sequence ATGGTTCATCAAATTTCCGGGCGGGTATGGTTGATTGATGGACGAATTCTAGCAAAAATCCCCGGGTACAGCAGTCTGGCTGAGTGCCGGGGACCATTACTTATCGCTATCGGGCGCAACGTCATAAACTTCCGCAAACGGATCAACGATCAGGAATTTCCGGCACTGATACTGGCTGCCGGTGCTTCGAGCCGAATTGGGCGGCCCAAGGCGCTTCTGCCCCTTGGCGTCGGTGGAGGTGAGGGCAAGCAAATCCTGCTGGACGCTGCCATTGACCAGGGCCGGCTATTGAGCCGTGATGTCAGGGTAGTTTGTGGCGCCTGGTACCCTTTGATCCGTTTTCGTTGCCACAGGCAACCGTCGCTATGGCTGAAAGCGCCAGACTGGCATGAGGGGATGTCGGCGTCGCTGGCTGCCGGAATCCGCAGCCTGGGGCCCACGGCGAAAGGAGTCTTTGTGCTGCTGGCGGATCAGCCACTGCTGGATCTGAATGCCCTGAAGGCGTTTGGGAATGCCGCGCGTTATGTTCCTGAGCAACCAATCGCGGCGGATTACGGCAGCCGGCCCGGTGTTCCGGCCTATCTGCCTCGCTGGCTGTGGCCCCTGGTACTGGATCTGGAAGGGGACCGTGGAGCCGGACGGTTACTGGCGGATGTGAGGGCAACCCGGGTGGACATACCGGGGGTCCGCGACGATGTGGACACCCTGGCCGACTGGCAAAGAATCAGAGCCTTGCTCAGCCAAACAGGCCCGACAACCATGCGATTCCGACGCTGA
- a CDS encoding 6-pyruvoyl trahydropterin synthase family protein, with the protein MNHLFVDNLTVIDFAYLDPTRGLVGESWIADVVLGGELDEQGMVFDFSNVKRTIKRVIDERVDHRLVIPRGYQGLSRNEEQPDTFNWALTDGAEIIHRSPDEAIVWLSAERVVPSAVAALLEQEIKAVLPANVTSVEIHLREEEIDGAYYHYVHGLKKHLGNCQRIAHGHRSPIRIDRNGHRDHDLERRWAKLWRDIYVGSEEDVVRRHVGDDGIRYVTFEYEANQGEFALTLPEERVYMLDTDTTVELIAAHIADKLKVEFPTDTIRVKAYEGVGKGAIADR; encoded by the coding sequence ATGAACCATCTGTTTGTAGACAACCTGACCGTTATTGATTTCGCGTATCTGGACCCGACAAGGGGGCTGGTAGGCGAAAGCTGGATTGCGGATGTGGTGCTTGGCGGGGAGCTGGACGAACAGGGAATGGTGTTCGACTTTAGCAACGTGAAGCGCACCATCAAACGGGTTATCGATGAGCGCGTCGACCACCGGCTGGTGATTCCGCGTGGCTACCAGGGTTTGTCCCGGAACGAGGAGCAGCCGGACACCTTCAACTGGGCGCTGACCGATGGCGCCGAGATCATTCACCGCTCGCCGGACGAAGCCATCGTCTGGTTGTCGGCGGAACGGGTCGTACCTTCTGCAGTGGCTGCCCTGCTGGAACAGGAGATCAAGGCGGTGCTTCCGGCGAACGTAACCTCTGTAGAAATCCATCTTCGGGAAGAGGAAATCGACGGTGCTTACTATCACTACGTGCATGGCCTGAAGAAGCATCTCGGCAACTGCCAACGCATCGCTCATGGCCATCGCTCCCCGATTCGCATTGATCGCAACGGGCACCGGGATCATGACCTGGAGCGTCGCTGGGCGAAGCTTTGGCGCGATATTTACGTGGGCTCAGAAGAAGACGTGGTACGGCGCCATGTGGGTGACGACGGCATTCGGTACGTGACCTTCGAGTATGAGGCCAATCAGGGGGAGTTTGCGCTGACACTGCCCGAGGAGCGGGTTTACATGCTGGATACCGATACCACGGTTGAGCTGATTGCGGCGCATATTGCCGACAAGCTCAAGGTGGAGTTTCCCACTGACACCATTCGGGTCAAGGCTTACGAAGGTGTGGGCAAAGGGGCAATCGCTGACCGTTGA
- the gltX gene encoding glutamate--tRNA ligase, whose protein sequence is MTVRTRIAPSPTGDPHVGTAYVALFNLCFARQHGGQFILRIEDTDQARSTAESEQDILKALRWLGLNWDEGPDVGGPHGPYRQSERKHSYRQYAEDLVTAGHAFYCFRTPEELDAIREERKAQGLNPGIKGNLELSEEEVKRRLDAGEPHVIRMKVPDEGICEIDDMLRGTIEIDWAQVDCQILLKSDGMPTYHLANVVDDHLMEITHVLRGEEWINSAPKHKLLYQYFGWDMPVLCHLPLLRNPDKSKLSKRKNPTSINFYERMGFLPEAVTNYLGRMGWSMPDEREKFTLDEMIENFDIQRVSLGGPVFDVEKLRWLNGQWLRDELTEEQFMERMRQWWFNEDALSALVPHIKGRAEVFSDVAPMAQFMFSGTLNLKPEDFAHNKLEEAQIKRVLQFSLWKLEAQRHWSKDTIFADIKALAKAMDLKMGDFMFSIFVAIAGTPNSWSVMDSMALLGPDMTRSRLRHALEVMGGFSKKETRKVEKEYAALGI, encoded by the coding sequence ATGACAGTACGTACCCGAATTGCTCCGTCACCCACCGGTGATCCACACGTTGGTACCGCCTACGTGGCTCTGTTCAACCTGTGTTTCGCCCGCCAGCACGGTGGCCAGTTCATCCTCCGTATTGAAGATACCGACCAGGCCAGAAGCACGGCGGAGTCGGAGCAGGACATCCTCAAGGCCCTGCGCTGGCTGGGGCTCAACTGGGACGAAGGTCCCGATGTGGGTGGCCCCCACGGTCCTTACCGGCAGTCCGAGCGCAAGCATTCCTACCGCCAGTACGCCGAGGACCTGGTCACCGCCGGCCATGCCTTTTACTGCTTCCGTACCCCGGAAGAACTGGATGCCATCCGGGAAGAACGCAAGGCCCAGGGCCTGAACCCCGGAATCAAGGGTAACCTGGAGCTGTCGGAAGAAGAGGTAAAGCGCCGCCTGGATGCCGGCGAGCCACACGTGATTCGCATGAAAGTGCCCGACGAGGGTATCTGCGAGATCGACGACATGCTCCGCGGCACCATTGAAATCGACTGGGCCCAGGTAGATTGCCAGATCCTGCTCAAATCTGATGGCATGCCAACCTACCACCTGGCAAACGTGGTCGACGACCATCTGATGGAAATTACCCACGTTCTGCGGGGCGAGGAGTGGATCAACTCTGCGCCGAAGCACAAATTGTTGTACCAGTACTTTGGCTGGGACATGCCGGTGCTTTGCCACCTGCCGCTGCTGCGCAACCCGGACAAGAGCAAGCTCTCCAAGCGCAAGAACCCGACCAGTATCAATTTCTACGAGCGCATGGGTTTTCTGCCGGAAGCGGTTACCAACTACCTTGGGCGCATGGGCTGGTCCATGCCTGACGAGCGGGAAAAGTTCACGCTGGACGAAATGATCGAGAACTTCGACATCCAGCGTGTTTCCCTGGGTGGCCCGGTCTTCGATGTGGAAAAACTTCGCTGGCTCAACGGCCAATGGCTGCGGGATGAGCTGACCGAAGAGCAGTTCATGGAGCGCATGCGCCAGTGGTGGTTCAACGAAGACGCTCTGAGCGCCCTGGTGCCTCATATCAAGGGCAGGGCAGAGGTGTTCTCTGATGTGGCGCCCATGGCCCAGTTCATGTTCTCCGGCACGCTCAACCTCAAGCCGGAAGACTTCGCCCACAACAAGCTCGAAGAGGCCCAGATCAAGCGCGTCCTGCAGTTCAGCCTGTGGAAGCTTGAAGCCCAGCGCCACTGGAGCAAAGACACCATCTTTGCTGACATCAAGGCCCTGGCCAAAGCCATGGACCTGAAAATGGGCGACTTCATGTTCTCCATCTTCGTGGCCATTGCCGGCACACCCAACTCCTGGTCAGTGATGGACTCCATGGCCCTCCTTGGCCCGGACATGACCCGTTCACGACTGCGGCACGCGCTGGAGGTGATGGGCGGTTTTTCCAAGAAAGAAACCAGGAAAGTGGAAAAAGAATACGCCGCACTGGGTATTTGA
- a CDS encoding zinc ABC transporter substrate-binding protein, translating into MRAPGKALSLALGASTLLVSDLLHAETRIVTSIKPVELIVRAIATEDMQTTSLVPAGSSPHNYTMKPSQRRALENADVIFWVGPEMENFLYRLLSGQEFSSRTVTLMAGEHEPDNAGQNDHDAHGHDHGNGEDPHTWLDPELAIEMAETIRDALVRLEGVNIPAMDQNFEQFQASVRETESAIRARLAPAHDISLFSYHSAFTRFADHYDLKLEGVLTLNPELSPGARHIAEVQGKLRKGHHPCLLTEPQFNQQWWKSITQNLDVTFSTWDPLATEIMVTADGYNDFQHSMADAVLKCLPENTQH; encoded by the coding sequence ATGCGCGCTCCCGGAAAAGCACTTTCACTGGCACTCGGTGCCAGCACCCTCCTTGTAAGCGACCTTCTGCATGCCGAAACCCGTATTGTTACCTCCATCAAGCCTGTCGAGCTGATCGTCCGCGCCATTGCCACGGAAGACATGCAGACAACCAGTCTGGTTCCAGCGGGCTCAAGCCCCCACAACTACACCATGAAACCTTCCCAGCGGCGCGCCCTGGAAAATGCCGACGTAATTTTCTGGGTGGGACCGGAGATGGAAAACTTTCTGTACCGGCTTCTGTCGGGACAAGAGTTCAGCAGCCGCACCGTGACACTGATGGCAGGCGAGCACGAGCCCGACAACGCCGGGCAAAACGATCATGATGCTCACGGCCACGATCATGGCAATGGTGAAGACCCGCACACCTGGCTTGATCCCGAGCTGGCCATCGAAATGGCTGAGACCATTCGCGACGCACTGGTCCGACTGGAAGGCGTCAACATTCCGGCCATGGATCAGAACTTCGAGCAGTTCCAGGCCAGTGTTCGGGAAACTGAGAGCGCCATTCGTGCCCGGCTGGCGCCAGCGCACGACATCAGCCTGTTCTCCTACCACAGTGCCTTCACCCGATTTGCTGATCACTACGACCTGAAACTGGAAGGTGTTCTGACACTGAACCCGGAGCTCTCACCGGGCGCACGTCATATTGCCGAGGTTCAGGGCAAACTGCGCAAAGGCCACCACCCTTGCCTGCTGACCGAGCCCCAGTTTAATCAGCAATGGTGGAAATCGATCACGCAAAATCTGGATGTCACATTCAGTACCTGGGATCCACTGGCGACGGAGATCATGGTCACTGCGGATGGCTATAACGATTTTCAGCACAGCATGGCCGATGCCGTGCTCAAATGCCTACCAGAGAATACTCAGCATTAA
- a CDS encoding AEC family transporter, with the protein MPLMVQALLPVFVLIMFGHLFRRIDFPGGDFWPQAERFTYYVLFPAMLVFKLGQARLPASAYGEIAVLIGSMLLAMTLVLAMVQWFWRWSGPVFSSVYQGAIRFNSYVGLAAGGMLLGDEGLSLTAIAVAVMVPLLNLLCILMFSLVATDGPVRLGPVFRAIGTNPLIVGSVTGVVWSFFEIGFHPLIGGILEPLSNLALPMGLMTVGAGLQLKALRGASLPFIVSSVLKLVAFPLMTAGLALLLGLDGLMVQVAVLLAALPTATSAYILARQLGGDAPLMAAIISGQTLLAIASIPLMLSILW; encoded by the coding sequence ATGCCCCTGATGGTACAGGCTCTGCTGCCGGTATTTGTCCTGATCATGTTCGGGCATCTGTTCCGGCGTATTGATTTTCCGGGTGGCGATTTCTGGCCCCAGGCGGAGCGCTTTACCTATTACGTACTGTTCCCGGCGATGCTGGTTTTCAAGCTGGGGCAGGCACGCTTGCCAGCCTCGGCCTACGGCGAAATAGCGGTTCTGATCGGGTCCATGCTGTTAGCGATGACCCTGGTTCTGGCGATGGTGCAATGGTTCTGGCGCTGGAGTGGTCCGGTGTTTTCATCCGTTTACCAGGGTGCCATCCGGTTCAACTCCTACGTTGGCCTGGCTGCCGGGGGCATGTTGCTGGGCGATGAGGGGTTGTCGTTGACCGCAATAGCGGTTGCCGTCATGGTGCCGCTGCTCAACCTCCTATGCATCCTGATGTTTTCTCTGGTGGCGACGGACGGGCCGGTACGGCTTGGGCCGGTGTTCCGGGCCATTGGCACCAATCCGTTGATTGTTGGCTCGGTTACCGGTGTTGTCTGGAGCTTTTTCGAAATTGGTTTCCATCCCCTGATCGGCGGCATACTTGAGCCACTCAGTAATCTGGCTTTGCCCATGGGGTTGATGACGGTCGGCGCGGGTCTTCAATTGAAGGCGTTGCGCGGAGCGTCACTGCCTTTCATCGTCTCCTCCGTTCTGAAGCTGGTGGCTTTTCCCCTGATGACTGCCGGGCTGGCGCTGTTGCTGGGCCTCGACGGACTGATGGTGCAAGTTGCTGTTTTGCTGGCGGCCCTGCCGACTGCCACATCTGCTTATATCCTGGCTCGCCAGTTGGGAGGCGATGCCCCACTGATGGCGGCTATCATCAGTGGCCAGACCCTGCTGGCCATCGCTTCCATCCCTTTAATGCTGAGTATTCTCTGGTAG
- a CDS encoding type II toxin-antitoxin system RelE/ParE family toxin, translated as MNELNETEEFASWLSKLRDPIGKASVIRRIKRARKGNFGDHEPVGDDVSEMRLFNGPGYRLYYTMVKDKVYWLLVGGDKSTQEKDIARAKEMAADIHGKKP; from the coding sequence ATGAACGAACTGAACGAAACGGAAGAATTCGCCAGTTGGTTGTCCAAGCTGAGGGACCCGATTGGAAAGGCGAGCGTGATTCGCCGAATAAAAAGAGCGCGTAAGGGCAACTTTGGAGACCATGAGCCTGTTGGAGATGACGTCTCGGAGATGCGCCTTTTTAACGGTCCGGGGTACCGTCTCTATTACACGATGGTGAAGGACAAGGTTTATTGGCTGTTGGTCGGTGGAGACAAGTCCACGCAGGAAAAAGATATAGCAAGGGCCAAGGAAATGGCCGCTGATATTCACGGAAAAAAGCCGTGA